In the genome of Fructilactobacillus hinvesii, the window CAACCCGCGCGGATGTATCCCAACGGAATCTTTGCTTCTCACGTAGTCGGATTAGCATCTTCAAAGGTGGATCAAAAGACCCAGCAGACTAATTTAATTGGACAGATGGGAATTGAAAACCGCTTTGAAAAGGATTTAAAGGGAACGGACGGATTTAAGCAGAGTCAACATGATAACTACGGGTATCAAATTCCGTCAGAAAAACCCAAGGAAAAGAAACCACAAAATGGCAAGAACGTGCATACAACGATTGACCCCAAGCTAGAAAGACTCTTAGAGAACCAAATGAGTCAGGTTGATCAGGATGTTCATCCGAAGGTTTTAAATGCAATCCTGATGGACGCTAAAACCGGAGAGATTAAGGCTGCTGCACAACGCCCCACCTTTAATCCCACTACCGGACAAGGGCTAGGTGACGTTTGGCGGGATACCCTAACTCAGGATCTGTACGAACCAGGCTCGACCATGAAGATTTTTACGATGGCAGCTTCGATTGATAGCGGTCACTACCGCGGTTCTGATACATATCGTTCCGGGATCTACCAAATTGGAAATCAAATCGTGCCCGATTGGAATCGAAATGGCTGGGGAACGATTACTTATGATAAGGGATTTGCTTTGTCTAGTAACGTTGCCATGGCTCACCTTGAAGAAAACATGGGACCTGAAACTTGGAAAAATTACATCAAACGGTTCCAGTTATTGCAGAATAATTCGTCCGATTTTGACCAACAGGCCATGGGTTCCATGCAGTTCCAGCGTCCAATTGAACAAGCCAATACGGCCTTTGGACAGGGGATCCAGGTGACTGCGCTCCAAATGATGCAAGGCTTTACGGCGATTGCTAACAACGGAACCATGATCAAACCTCGTGTTGTTGATAAGGTTACTGATAGTCAAAACAAACGAGTGATCAAAAATTATTCACGCCAAGTGGTTGGTCATCCCATTTCGGCATCAACCGCCAAACAGATGCGTAAGCACATGGAAGACGTGGTTTACAAAGATTACGGTATCGGCCATGATTTTCAAATTGATGGTTATCGGGTGGCTGCTAAAACGGGGACGGCGCAAGTGGCGGATGAACACGGGCAGTATGAAAACGGGAACAACAGCTACCTATATTCGGTTGCCGGAATGGCTCCCGCTAAAAAACCCCGTTATATCATGTACGTCACGATGAAACAACCGCAATTAGGTGATCACATCGCCACTAAGGAAAGTGCTAAAATTTTCAACGTAGTGATGAAAAAAGCGCTGGATGATGATAAAAACAAAAAGCAGACAAATTAGCTGAGCAGAGGACGCTGCTTTAAACTATCCTTACACGCCAAGAAGCGGTTCAGCTCAATTAATGATTTAGAGTAAAGTAGTAATTTGGGTTAGCACGATAGGTGCAGAAAGGAATGGAATTTAATGGAAATCATGGATGGAATATTACCCCTCGTGGTGGGGTTTGCCTTAACGCTAGGCTTTACCCCCTTACTAATTAAATATTTTCGGGCCAAAAAAGAAGGTCAGATGATTCGTGAGGAAGGACCGAGTTGGCACGAAAAAAAGAGTGGAACGCCCACGATGGGAGGACTAGGCTTTGTAACAGCCATCATTTTGACCGGGATTGGGCTGGGTCTCTGGTTGCACCAGTTAAATTCTGTCCTGTTGATTTTATTGTTTGTCCTGTTGTTCTTTGGCTTAATTGGGATGTGGGACGATAGCATCAAGCTCTTTCGGCGCCAAAACGAAGGGTTTAAAGCATGGCAAAAATTCGCCCTCCAAGTCTTTGGTTCCCTGGTCTTTGCAGCGGGATACTACGTATGGGGGTTTCCCATGTCAATCCGCTTCTTTGGCATCGGTGAAGTTCACTTAGGCTTCTTGTACGTGTTGTTTGTCATCTTCTGGCTAACTGGTTTTTCCAACGCGGTCAACTTAACCGACGGTCTCGACGGGTTAGTCAGT includes:
- a CDS encoding peptidoglycan D,D-transpeptidase FtsI family protein, whose translation is MNKKQTEMNNQRRAVKTRQLAGKSLLFFVLAIFLLIIIFFSHKALFKRANGVNLADRTQKLYNQTSIMHARRGTIYASNGQPLAENTNTYTLYAVLNHQQKDLKGKPEYVQDKEKTARILAANLPISYEKAYQALNPKQKTFQVEFGNAGNNISLATKQKIQAGHLTGLNFIAQPARMYPNGIFASHVVGLASSKVDQKTQQTNLIGQMGIENRFEKDLKGTDGFKQSQHDNYGYQIPSEKPKEKKPQNGKNVHTTIDPKLERLLENQMSQVDQDVHPKVLNAILMDAKTGEIKAAAQRPTFNPTTGQGLGDVWRDTLTQDLYEPGSTMKIFTMAASIDSGHYRGSDTYRSGIYQIGNQIVPDWNRNGWGTITYDKGFALSSNVAMAHLEENMGPETWKNYIKRFQLLQNNSSDFDQQAMGSMQFQRPIEQANTAFGQGIQVTALQMMQGFTAIANNGTMIKPRVVDKVTDSQNKRVIKNYSRQVVGHPISASTAKQMRKHMEDVVYKDYGIGHDFQIDGYRVAAKTGTAQVADEHGQYENGNNSYLYSVAGMAPAKKPRYIMYVTMKQPQLGDHIATKESAKIFNVVMKKALDDDKNKKQTN
- the mraY gene encoding phospho-N-acetylmuramoyl-pentapeptide-transferase: MDGILPLVVGFALTLGFTPLLIKYFRAKKEGQMIREEGPSWHEKKSGTPTMGGLGFVTAIILTGIGLGLWLHQLNSVLLILLFVLLFFGLIGMWDDSIKLFRRQNEGFKAWQKFALQVFGSLVFAAGYYVWGFPMSIRFFGIGEVHLGFLYVLFVIFWLTGFSNAVNLTDGLDGLVSGLSAIAFAAYGIIAQVQGQYEVELFCWTVVGSVLAFLVFNHKPAQIFMGDMGSLALGAALAAVSILLHHELSLLWIGLVFVLETLSVILQVGSFKLTGKRIFKMTPIHHSFEMIGWSEWKIDLVFWAVGLFTAVTGVLTMI